The following are from one region of the Neurospora crassa OR74A linkage group III, whole genome shotgun sequence genome:
- a CDS encoding VTS1, translating to MLNMSNIMSNRNSTPEASNVSSLRPPSSRAIGSNHGLRASADVAALTGAQAAASRIRPSSDFYGQPQSGQVQGNAELDPQDKLAQQWIADIDQYETTLEEMAAATLDQDFKDELSAIEQWFRVLSEAERTAALYALLQQTTQVQIRFFIQVLQQMGKNHPMSGVLSPANFDKDPMSSRLSDAMGKLEVGSARNSLARPSGGANKRHSGLDQTTINTMFPDAVAAIATEKAKFTQQTGNPPPSNRNSLVDNRNSLAAPTVSGPKDDINGQNPASPWGPSDTSRPKSSTGQTPMGQFVQPPPSAGGLRSPRPPQLSSNTNIQSTTLTAAEPQLTELPLLSPYTSSGNWASMVNTPMVPTFGQTQGNNADMVANATAMKLAALSTVNNRFALDDARRYRRARSNDGAPGQSHAQHPLSPGPQGIPSTNVVMINEHGQVLSHDHVLALQQQQQQGLQQGLGGFGGHRSRPTSPGIAMPNYGSALQFTSPQNNGFLSAYDGGAPGLINNGLVPMMGQFNLGGHHAEGYLSDHSEINRGRSPRGRRGSSKPPEDPTDPTLLQDIPSWLRSLRLHKYTDNLKDMKWTDLIELDDKQLEERGVNALGARRKMLKVFEQVKEAKKEGKI from the exons ATGCTCAATATGTCCAACATCATGAGCAACCGCAACAGCACCCCCGAGGCTAGCAACGTCTCTTCTCTGAGGCCCCCCTCTTCCCGTGCCATTGGCTCCAACCATGGCCTTCGCGCCTCTGCCGATGTAGCCGCTCTCACCGGCGCCCAGGCCGCCGCAAGCCGAATCCGCCCGTCGTCGGACTTCTACGGCCAGCCGCAGTCCGGCCAGGTGCAGGGCAATGCCGAGCTGGATCCTCAAGACAAGCTGGCCCAGCAGTGGATTGCCGACATCGATCAATATGAGACCACCCTCGAGGAGATGGCCGCCGCTACGCTTGATCAGGATTTCAAGGATGAGCTCAGCGCTATTGAACAGTGGTTCCGCGTCCTTAGCGAAGCTGAGCGCACAGCTGCCCTGTATGCTCTGCTTCAGCAGACTACTCAGGTTCAGATCCGTTTCTTCATTCAGGTCCTTCAGCAGATGGGCAAGAACCACCCCATGTCGGGAGTTTTGTCCCCTGCTAACTTTGACAAGG ATCCCATGTCGAGCCGCTTGAGTGATGCCATGGGCAAGCTGGAAGTGGGTTCGGCCCGTAACTCCCTTGCCCGCCCCAGTGGCGGTGCCAACAAGAGACACTCGGGTCTGGATCAGACCACAATCAATACCATGTTCCCGGATGCTGTTGCGGCCATTGCGACGGAGAAGGCCAAATTCACGCAGCAGACAGGCAACCCTCCGCCTTCGAACCGTAACAGCCTGGTTGACAACCGCAACTCCCTCGCTGCCCCCACGGTTTCCGGCCCCAAGGATGACATCAATGGACAAAACCCGGCCTCTCCGTGGGGTCCCAGCGACACTTCTCGGCCCAAGTCGTCCACCGGCCAGACTCCGATGGGCCAATTTGTGCAACCTCCGCCGTCGGCCGGTGGTTTGCGCTCCCCTCGCCCTCCGCAGCTGAGCAGCAACACAAACATCCAGAGCACGACCCTCACCGCGGCTGAGCCGCAGCTGACCGAGCTCCCGCTGCTATCCCCCTACACTTCTAGTGGTAACTGGGCCTCGATGGTCAACACGCCCATGGTTCCAACTTTCGGCCAAACGCAAGGAAACAACGCCGATATGGTAGCCAACGCGACAGCAATGAAGCTGGCCGCACTCTCAACGGTAAACAATCGCTTTGCTTTGGACGACGCTCGCCGCTATCGTCGTGCTCGTTCCAACGACGGGGCACCTGGCCAGAGTCACGCTCAGCATCCCCTATCGCCGGGCCCTCAGGGAATTCCGAGCACCAATGTGGTCATGATCAACGAGCACGGGCAGGTCTTGAGCCACGACCATGTTTTGGCGcttcagcagcaacaacaacaaggcctGCAACAGGGTCTTGGCGGCTTTGGCGGTCATCGTTCACGCCCCACCTCACCCGGTATTGCGATGCCCAACTACGGCTCGGCGCTGCAGTTTACTTCGCCGCAGAATAATGGCTTCCTCAGTGCGTATGACGGCGGTGCACCCGGCTTGATCAACAATGGACTGGTTCCAATGATGGGTCAATTCAACCTGGGCGGTCATCACGCAGAGGGCTATCTTTCGGACCATTCTGAAATCAACCGTGGCCGCTCTCCGCGTGGTCGGAGAGGCAGCTCGAAGCCGCCCGAGGATCCTACCGACCCTACTCTCCTGCAGGATATCCCTAGCTGGCTGCGGAGCCTGCGTCTGCACAAGTACACAGACAACTTGAAGGACATGAAGTGGACGGACTTGATTGAGCTGGACGACAAGCAGCTGGAGGAGCGTGGTGTCAATGCTTTGGGTGCTAGACGCAAGATGCTCAAGGTCTTTGAACAAGTCAAGG AGGCCAAAAAAGAAGGCAAAATCTAG
- a CDS encoding 60S ribosomal protein L29, producing MAKSKNSSQHNQSRKAHRNGIKKPKTSRYPSLKGTDPKFRRNHRHALHGTAKALKEFKEGKRETA from the exons ATGGCCA AGTCCAAGAACTCGTCTCAGCACAACCAGTCGCGGAAGGCTCACCGCAACGG TATCAAGAAGCCTAAGACTTCCAGATACCCTTCCCTCAAGGGCACTGACCCCAAGTTCCGCCGCAACCATCGTCATGCTCTCCACGGCACCGCCAAGGCTCTG AAGGAGTTCAAGGAGGGCAAGCGCGAGACTGCTTAG
- a CDS encoding peroxisomal adenine nucleotide transporter 1, translated as MAAHSKPAQLGPWGKATAGAAGAAFANVLVYPLDLIKTKLQVQVKKSADVEKQEATASNEVHYKGTWDALTKIKNAEGIAGLYAGMNGALLGVTSSNFAYFYWYSIVRTLYLQYQKSDAHPSTAAELSLGAVAGALGQLFTIPVAVVTTRQQTQSKEDRKGIIDTAREVVEGEDGITGLWRGLKASLVLVVNPAITYGAYERLKDILFPGKNTLKPWEAFLLGALSKSIATIVTQPLIVAKVGLQSKPPAARNGKPFKSFVEVMEFIVKNEGALSLFKGIGPQLLKGFLVQGILMMTKERVELMFILFMRFLSKLRSQQLGKAAALAAAAKVASPVIAK; from the exons ATGGCAGCACACTCAAAGCCCGCCCAATTGGGCCCCTGGGGGAAGGCCACGGCCGGCGCTGCTGGTGCCGCTTTCGCCAACGTGCTTGTATACCCACTTGATCT CATCAAGACAAAACTTCAAGTCCAAGTCAAGAAGTCCGCCGACGTTGAAAAGCAAGAGGCTACGGCCAGCAATGAGGTTCACTACAAGGGAACATGGGACGCCCTCACCAAGATCAAAAATGCCGAGGGTATTGCGGGTCTTTATGCTGGCATGAACGGTGCGCTACTGGGTGTCACGTCGAGCAACTTCGCCTACTTCTACTGGTATTCGATCGTCCGCACGCTTTATCTCCAGTACCAAAAATCGGACGCCCACCCCTCGACGGCCGCTGAGTTGTCCCTTGGCGCCGTTGCCGGTGCGCTCGGCCAGCTTTTCACCATCCCAGTTGCGGTCGTCACCACCCGCCAGCAAACGCAAAGCAAGGAGGACAGGAAGGGCATCATCGATACCGCTCGGGAGGTTGTcgagggcgaggatggcATTACCGGGCTCTGGAGAGGCTTGAAGGCTAGCTTGGTTCTGGTTGTCAACCCGGCTATCACATATGGCGCGTACGAGAGGCTGAAGGATATTCTTTTCCCTGGAAAGAACACCTTGAAGCCCTGGGAGGCTTTCC TTCTTGGCGCATTGTCCAAGTCGATTGCCACCATCGTCACCCAGCCCCTCATTGTCGCCAAAGTAGGCCTGCAATCCAAGCCTCCCGCGGCTCGCAACGGCAAGCCTTTCAAGAGCTTCGTCGAGGTGATGGAGTTTATTGTCAAGAACGAGGGCGCTTTGAGTTTGTTCAAGGGTATCGGGCCCCAGCTTCTTAAGGGCTTTTTAGTACAAGGTATCTTGATGATGACCAAGGAGCG TGTCGAGCTCATGTTCATCCTCTTTATGCGCTTCCTTTCGAAGCTTCGGTCGCAGCAGCTCGGCAAGGCCGCTGCTTTGGCTGCCGCGGCAAAGGTTGCGTCCCCCGTCATCGCCAAGTAG
- a CDS encoding calpain-like protease palB/rim-13 has translation MEARALEHERRLAESHGQEALKHAIAAAEIYMRAAEKAANPKDRNRLQRKCSDLIALGERLKANAKSAATSARSPVPESTRTLTIAEKTLLLKSSKLHGNIFPPWEKTPASDEFAASKAADGCFTDHSPFTLSPEQQDIFAGWKRPHEIFMDVPERGVDVFMTATESIDLGQDLATDCSVVASLCAAVRQFGPRTGSLLSSLMYPYDDDVKRPAVSQNGKYIFRMYFNGCWRKVLIDDRLPTSSSERTLYVVDRRNPYLIWPALIEKAYLKIRGGYDFPGSNSGTDLHALTGWIPEQIFLQTDDIELNETWSRIKTAYEQGNALVTLGTGKFSREEERTLGLVREHDYAVLDLRNDGNNRLFLVKNPWRDSLVWTGVGSTATSSTDRSGSPEESMSNTFWMTFEDVLQHFDSLYVNWSPSLFRFRQDHHFTWTIPPKAEELVFTQNPQYSILSHTGSPVWILLNRHWQDSELDILRERKQEHDFHQPLKSLGYMSLSLFASHPPGTRIPLSEGSHHALHQGPFVDSPNTLLRYSPTPGVAQTLVIAQSDLPLPSYSFTLSFFSNSPLTISPASDPLPYNETITGAWTRRTAGGSTVYPSYVTNPQYALTLTRPSPLSLVLSTERADNLPVHIAVLYSNGGQRVTAVVGRDLICSSAEYQRGCTFASTLPSSNTSNVTSSVASNNHGHTSSSLIDPGTYTIVLSTYEPGQTGRYSLRVSAACPFTIEPILSDAAGRLRTPAPSPATFRQGEGRVRARVDVARLTRASVLARSVKTGSTTQKTAMVRVALELGTIEGRKRVLASTASGGGGELAASLSNLSLSERLGGIGGIGGGHIHGGQGTTEGDGYSAKGEFADASLGLRTREVDLDPDVIRVYGGLWLVVEQIGGGGQGHVTEGSDDDGGGGGGGGGGVHVEISSDGVVSIGEWEVADED, from the exons ATGGAGGCTAGAGCTCTG GAACACGAGCGTCGTCTCGCCGAATCCCATGGCCAAGAAGCACTCAAACATGCCATTGCGGCCGCCGAGATTTACATGCGCGCAGCCGAAAAAGCCGCCAACCCCAAAGACCGCAACCGCCTACAGCGAAAATGTAGCGACCTCATAGCCCTTGGCGAACGACTCAAAGCCAATGCAAAATCCGCCGCCACTTCTGCCCGCTCGCCAGTGCCCGAATCGACGCGGACGCTGACCATTGCCGAGAAAACTCTTCTTCTTAAATCGTCCAAGTTGCATGGCAATATCTTTCCACCGTGGGAGAAGACACCAGCTTCGGATGAGTTTGCCGCCTCAAAGGCAGCTGATGGGTGCTTTAC GGACCATTCACCCTTTACTCTTTCCCCTGAGCAGCAAGACATATTTGCCGGTTGGAAGAGGCCACATGAGATTTTCATGGATGTGCCGGAACGCGGGGTAGACGTCTTCATGACTGCGACGGAAAGCATTGATCTCGGTCAGGATTTGGCAACCGATTGCTCGGTCGTAGCAAGCTTGTGTGCTGCTGTCCGGCAATTCGGCCCAAGAACAGGCTCG TTGCTTTCCTCTCTCATGTATCCTTATGACGACGACGTCAAACGACCAGCCGTATCACAAAATGGCAAGTACATCTTCCGCATGTACTTCAACGGCTGTTGGCGCAAGGTGCTCATAGACGACCGTCTTCCGACCTCTTCCTCCGAGCGCACGCTTTATGTAGTGGACCGACGCAATCCATATCTCATCTGGCCGGCATTGATCGAGAAAGCCTACTTGAAGATTCGAGGCGGCTATGACTTTCCTGGCAGCAACTCTGGCACAGACTTGCACGCTCTTACCGGTTGGATTCCAGAGCAAATATTTCTTCAAAC CGATGACATCGAGCTGAATGAGACATGGAGCCGTATCAAGACAGCGTACGAACAAGGCAACGCGCTAGTGACACTCGGTACCGGCAAATTCTCCCGTGAGGAAGAGCGAACCCTTGGCCTGGTTAGAGAGCACGACTACGCAGTACTTGACCTTCGGAACGACGGAAACAACCGACTTTTTCTAGTGAAGAACCCATGGCGGGACAGCTTGGTATGGACGGGTGTAGGATCAACTGCCACCTCGAGCACCGACAGGAGCGGATCCCCAGAAGAGAGCATGTCCAACACCTTCTGGATGACCTTTGAGGATGTCCTCCAACACTTCGACTCACTCTACGTCAACTGGAGTCCTTCCCTCTTCCGGTTCCGTCAAGACCACCACTTTACATGGACAATCCCTCCAAAAGCCGAAGAGCTGGTCTTCACCCAAAACCCACAATACAGCATTCTCTCCCACACCGGCAGCCCAGTCTGGATCCTCCTCAACCGGCACTGGCAAGACTCCGAACTCGACATCCTCCGCGAACGCAAGCAAGAACACGACTTCCACCAGCCCTTGAAATCCCTTGGCTACAtgtccctctccctctttgcCTCCCACCCGCCCGGTACGCGCATCCCCCTCTCCGAAGGCTCCCACCACGCCCTGCACCAAGGTCCCTTCGTCGACAGCCCCAACACGCTCCTCCGCTACTCCCCCACGCCCGGCGTTGCCCAAACCCTCGTGATTGCTCAATCCGACCTCCCGCTCCCTTCCTACTCCTtcaccctctccttcttctctaaCTCGCCCTTAACCATCTCCCCGGCCTCCGACCCGCTTCCCTATAACGAAACCATCACGGGGGCCTGGACCCGCCGCACAGCCGGCGGCTCAACGGTCTACCCATCCTACGTCACCAACCCACAATACGCCCTCACGCTCACCCGCCCTTCTCCCTTGTCTCTGGTCCTCAGCACCGAGAGGGCTGACAACCTCCCCGTGCACATTGCGGTTCTCTACTCCAACGGCGGACAACGCGTCACGGCCGTCGTGGGGCGGGATCTCATTTGTTCGAGCGCCGAGTATCAAAGGGGGTGCACGTTTGCTTCCACGCTGCCTTCTTCCAACACTTCCAACGTTACCTCCTCCGTGGCATCCAACAACCACGGacacacctcctcctccctcatcgACCCGGGTACCTACACCATAGTCCTCTCCACCTACGAGCCCGGGCAAACAGGCCGGTACTCCCTCCGCGTCAGCGCCGCTTGCCCATTCACTATCGAGCCGATCCTATCGGACGCAGCAGGGCGTTTACGCACGCCCGCTCCCTCGCCTGCCACCTTCCGCCAAGGCGAGGGAAGGGTCCGCGCCCGCGTCGACGTCGCCAGACTCACCCGCGCCAGCGTATTAGCGCGATCCGTCAAGACGGGATCTACGACGCAAAAGACGGCCATGGTGAGAGTAGCCCTCGAACTAGGTACTATAGAAGGACGGAAGCGAGTATTAGCCAGCACGGCTTCAGGAGGCGGGGGCGAGTTGGCGGCTAGTCTAAGTAATCTCAGTCTTTCGGAGAGGCTCGGAGGGATCGGAGGGATTGGAGGTGGACATATACATGGCGGGCAAGGGACAACTGAAGGGGATGGATACAGCGCCAAGGGGGAGTTTGCGGATGCTAGTCTAGGTTTAAGAACGAGGGAGGTGGATTTGGATCCGGATGTGATTAGGGTGTATGGAGGATTGTGGTTGGTTGTTGAGCaaattggtggtggtggtcagggTCATGTAACTGAGgggagtgatgatgatggtggtggtggtggtggaggcggcggcggagtgCATGTTGAAATTTCGAGTGATGGAGTGGTGAGTATTGGGGAGTGGGAGGTTGCTGATGAGGATTGa
- a CDS encoding calpain-like protease palB/rim-13, variant, translated as MDVPERGVDVFMTATESIDLGQDLATDCSVVASLCAAVRQFGPRTGSLLSSLMYPYDDDVKRPAVSQNGKYIFRMYFNGCWRKVLIDDRLPTSSSERTLYVVDRRNPYLIWPALIEKAYLKIRGGYDFPGSNSGTDLHALTGWIPEQIFLQTDDIELNETWSRIKTAYEQGNALVTLGTGKFSREEERTLGLVREHDYAVLDLRNDGNNRLFLVKNPWRDSLVWTGVGSTATSSTDRSGSPEESMSNTFWMTFEDVLQHFDSLYVNWSPSLFRFRQDHHFTWTIPPKAEELVFTQNPQYSILSHTGSPVWILLNRHWQDSELDILRERKQEHDFHQPLKSLGYMSLSLFASHPPGTRIPLSEGSHHALHQGPFVDSPNTLLRYSPTPGVAQTLVIAQSDLPLPSYSFTLSFFSNSPLTISPASDPLPYNETITGAWTRRTAGGSTVYPSYVTNPQYALTLTRPSPLSLVLSTERADNLPVHIAVLYSNGGQRVTAVVGRDLICSSAEYQRGCTFASTLPSSNTSNVTSSVASNNHGHTSSSLIDPGTYTIVLSTYEPGQTGRYSLRVSAACPFTIEPILSDAAGRLRTPAPSPATFRQGEGRVRARVDVARLTRASVLARSVKTGSTTQKTAMVRVALELGTIEGRKRVLASTASGGGGELAASLSNLSLSERLGGIGGIGGGHIHGGQGTTEGDGYSAKGEFADASLGLRTREVDLDPDVIRVYGGLWLVVEQIGGGGQGHVTEGSDDDGGGGGGGGGGVHVEISSDGVVSIGEWEVADED; from the exons ATGGATGTGCCGGAACGCGGGGTAGACGTCTTCATGACTGCGACGGAAAGCATTGATCTCGGTCAGGATTTGGCAACCGATTGCTCGGTCGTAGCAAGCTTGTGTGCTGCTGTCCGGCAATTCGGCCCAAGAACAGGCTCG TTGCTTTCCTCTCTCATGTATCCTTATGACGACGACGTCAAACGACCAGCCGTATCACAAAATGGCAAGTACATCTTCCGCATGTACTTCAACGGCTGTTGGCGCAAGGTGCTCATAGACGACCGTCTTCCGACCTCTTCCTCCGAGCGCACGCTTTATGTAGTGGACCGACGCAATCCATATCTCATCTGGCCGGCATTGATCGAGAAAGCCTACTTGAAGATTCGAGGCGGCTATGACTTTCCTGGCAGCAACTCTGGCACAGACTTGCACGCTCTTACCGGTTGGATTCCAGAGCAAATATTTCTTCAAAC CGATGACATCGAGCTGAATGAGACATGGAGCCGTATCAAGACAGCGTACGAACAAGGCAACGCGCTAGTGACACTCGGTACCGGCAAATTCTCCCGTGAGGAAGAGCGAACCCTTGGCCTGGTTAGAGAGCACGACTACGCAGTACTTGACCTTCGGAACGACGGAAACAACCGACTTTTTCTAGTGAAGAACCCATGGCGGGACAGCTTGGTATGGACGGGTGTAGGATCAACTGCCACCTCGAGCACCGACAGGAGCGGATCCCCAGAAGAGAGCATGTCCAACACCTTCTGGATGACCTTTGAGGATGTCCTCCAACACTTCGACTCACTCTACGTCAACTGGAGTCCTTCCCTCTTCCGGTTCCGTCAAGACCACCACTTTACATGGACAATCCCTCCAAAAGCCGAAGAGCTGGTCTTCACCCAAAACCCACAATACAGCATTCTCTCCCACACCGGCAGCCCAGTCTGGATCCTCCTCAACCGGCACTGGCAAGACTCCGAACTCGACATCCTCCGCGAACGCAAGCAAGAACACGACTTCCACCAGCCCTTGAAATCCCTTGGCTACAtgtccctctccctctttgcCTCCCACCCGCCCGGTACGCGCATCCCCCTCTCCGAAGGCTCCCACCACGCCCTGCACCAAGGTCCCTTCGTCGACAGCCCCAACACGCTCCTCCGCTACTCCCCCACGCCCGGCGTTGCCCAAACCCTCGTGATTGCTCAATCCGACCTCCCGCTCCCTTCCTACTCCTtcaccctctccttcttctctaaCTCGCCCTTAACCATCTCCCCGGCCTCCGACCCGCTTCCCTATAACGAAACCATCACGGGGGCCTGGACCCGCCGCACAGCCGGCGGCTCAACGGTCTACCCATCCTACGTCACCAACCCACAATACGCCCTCACGCTCACCCGCCCTTCTCCCTTGTCTCTGGTCCTCAGCACCGAGAGGGCTGACAACCTCCCCGTGCACATTGCGGTTCTCTACTCCAACGGCGGACAACGCGTCACGGCCGTCGTGGGGCGGGATCTCATTTGTTCGAGCGCCGAGTATCAAAGGGGGTGCACGTTTGCTTCCACGCTGCCTTCTTCCAACACTTCCAACGTTACCTCCTCCGTGGCATCCAACAACCACGGacacacctcctcctccctcatcgACCCGGGTACCTACACCATAGTCCTCTCCACCTACGAGCCCGGGCAAACAGGCCGGTACTCCCTCCGCGTCAGCGCCGCTTGCCCATTCACTATCGAGCCGATCCTATCGGACGCAGCAGGGCGTTTACGCACGCCCGCTCCCTCGCCTGCCACCTTCCGCCAAGGCGAGGGAAGGGTCCGCGCCCGCGTCGACGTCGCCAGACTCACCCGCGCCAGCGTATTAGCGCGATCCGTCAAGACGGGATCTACGACGCAAAAGACGGCCATGGTGAGAGTAGCCCTCGAACTAGGTACTATAGAAGGACGGAAGCGAGTATTAGCCAGCACGGCTTCAGGAGGCGGGGGCGAGTTGGCGGCTAGTCTAAGTAATCTCAGTCTTTCGGAGAGGCTCGGAGGGATCGGAGGGATTGGAGGTGGACATATACATGGCGGGCAAGGGACAACTGAAGGGGATGGATACAGCGCCAAGGGGGAGTTTGCGGATGCTAGTCTAGGTTTAAGAACGAGGGAGGTGGATTTGGATCCGGATGTGATTAGGGTGTATGGAGGATTGTGGTTGGTTGTTGAGCaaattggtggtggtggtcagggTCATGTAACTGAGgggagtgatgatgatggtggtggtggtggtggaggcggcggcggagtgCATGTTGAAATTTCGAGTGATGGAGTGGTGAGTATTGGGGAGTGGGAGGTTGCTGATGAGGATTGa